The DNA window TTTGCATATGCCTGGGCATTGGATGAGAGTGCTGAAGAGAGGGAGCGAGGAATAACTATGACTGTGGCTGTTGCTTATTTTAATTCCAAAAGACATCATGTTGTTTTGCTCGACTCTCCTGGACACAAAGATTTTGTTCCAAACATGATAGCAGGAGCAACACAAGCAGATGCCGCGATTCTTGTCATAGATGCATCTGTCGGTGCTTTTGAAGCTGGTTTTGATAATCTGAAAGGCCAGACAAGGGAGCATGCACGTGTTCTGAGAGGTTTTGGCGTGGAGCAAGTCATAGTTGCAGTCAACAAAATGGATATTGTTGGGTATTCAAAggaaagatttgatttgattaagcAGCATGTTGGATCCTTTTTGCAAACCTGTCGTTTTAAGGATTCGTCTCTGACATGGATTCCTTTAAGTGCcatggaaaatcaaaatt is part of the Camelina sativa cultivar DH55 unplaced genomic scaffold, Cs unpScaffold06856, whole genome shotgun sequence genome and encodes:
- the LOC109131868 gene encoding HBS1-like protein; protein product: YAWALDESAEERERGITMTVAVAYFNSKRHHVVLLDSPGHKDFVPNMIAGATQADAAILVIDASVGAFEAGFDNLKGQTREHARVLRGFGVEQVIVAVNKMDIVGYSKERFDLIKQHVGSFLQTCRFKDSSLTWIPLSAMENQNLVAAPSDNRLSSW